One stretch of Dethiosulfovibrio peptidovorans DNA includes these proteins:
- a CDS encoding sodium:solute symporter has product MSMSRWIVFGIASAILIGIGFWTNRRIKKAADSEEGFLLGAKEMGPFVAAGTLMATGYSGWGFIGSPGTTYAYGTIEILGNFFFAPAITFGALFFANFMRKKGEECGGLTVPEYLAATHKGPHGLKRCVHFFAGLATFIFLSVYIVGQIRAVGYVASEWLGISAELSAMLFMVVIVIFTMQGGLLAVAITDTLMCMGMLVASVIVYFTIIQDVSLTELIANVSASKPEFINPTTSVPYGQGKYSVFLVFIYALLFTTTLPYMSVRFLAFKKNLKVHVMALMMAPMGILLSLVPFVGLYMFYKNPNLTNPDSAMPVFLNTYLHPAVGSIISLFIMFAMLSTISSVLQALASALSYDMFVAVADRHSKYKDLFNRGAVAVTALLGIIFTYLVPQGMLNHIAYIGTGGLISMFVGPIIMRVLVEANLLACFSSMIVGFSLNVYLVLFAKVGWVEAPIMAGVGGCIVYLILGYVGNGMRRAPLPSEA; this is encoded by the coding sequence TTGTCTATGTCACGATGGATCGTTTTTGGTATTGCGTCCGCTATACTTATCGGGATTGGATTCTGGACGAACAGAAGGATAAAAAAAGCTGCGGACTCCGAGGAGGGGTTCCTGCTCGGCGCTAAGGAGATGGGGCCCTTTGTTGCTGCTGGAACCTTGATGGCTACGGGATACAGTGGCTGGGGTTTTATCGGTTCTCCCGGAACCACCTACGCATATGGGACCATCGAAATTCTCGGTAACTTCTTCTTCGCTCCGGCCATCACGTTTGGTGCCCTTTTCTTTGCCAACTTCATGAGAAAGAAGGGCGAGGAGTGTGGCGGGCTCACCGTCCCCGAGTATCTTGCTGCAACCCACAAAGGGCCTCACGGGCTCAAACGGTGTGTTCACTTCTTTGCTGGCCTTGCTACCTTTATCTTTCTCTCTGTCTATATCGTGGGGCAGATTCGTGCCGTCGGCTACGTAGCGTCTGAGTGGCTCGGTATCTCAGCTGAGCTGTCGGCTATGCTCTTTATGGTCGTTATCGTCATCTTCACCATGCAGGGCGGACTTCTGGCCGTTGCCATAACCGACACCCTCATGTGTATGGGGATGCTGGTGGCCTCCGTCATCGTGTATTTCACCATCATACAGGACGTCTCCCTCACCGAGCTTATAGCGAATGTCTCCGCGTCGAAACCTGAGTTCATCAACCCCACGACGTCGGTTCCATACGGTCAGGGGAAATACAGCGTCTTCTTGGTCTTCATCTATGCTCTGCTTTTCACTACGACACTGCCCTATATGTCCGTTCGATTTTTGGCCTTTAAGAAGAATTTAAAGGTGCATGTCATGGCCCTCATGATGGCCCCCATGGGCATTCTTCTCAGCCTGGTTCCCTTCGTTGGGCTGTACATGTTTTACAAAAACCCCAACTTGACGAACCCAGACAGCGCCATGCCCGTGTTCTTGAACACCTATCTCCATCCGGCTGTGGGGAGCATCATCTCGCTGTTCATCATGTTCGCCATGCTCTCGACGATCAGCTCGGTGCTCCAGGCCTTGGCGTCGGCACTGTCCTACGATATGTTCGTCGCCGTGGCCGACCGTCACTCCAAGTATAAGGACCTCTTTAACCGCGGTGCGGTTGCCGTCACGGCGCTTCTCGGCATCATATTCACCTATCTCGTTCCCCAGGGGATGTTGAACCATATCGCCTACATCGGAACCGGTGGACTGATCTCCATGTTCGTCGGGCCCATCATCATGCGGGTTCTCGTGGAGGCCAACCTTTTGGCCTGCTTCTCCTCCATGATCGTCGGCTTCTCTCTCAACGTTTACCTGGTTCTGTTCGCCAAGGTCGGTTGGGTCGAGGCTCCCATCATGGCCGGTGTGGGTGGCTGCATTGTCTACTTAATTCTTGGATATGTGGGCAACGGCATGCGCCGCGCCCCTCTTCCCTCTGAAGCATAA
- a CDS encoding cytosine permease, translating to MSVESNQDYPLVEVPSSARVSTFSLSMVLAGFTFFTSVMWAGGKLGVSYKFWPDLFYVVILGNFLLGLYAATLAYIAHSTGLHSGLLGRFVFGNKGSRWSDFLYGFTQIGWYAWGTALIAKLFVQLLHLPENLILPLMIFFGFFFVWTAYRGYKAMELLSIVTVPLMTALILWSIWLATKKVGGIAGLEKIVPTESMSFAQALTLVFGTFVAGATQSTNWSRFSRTGRAAVIASFVAFFIGNGLMIFAGAYGSYTYQEPDIVKVLTLQGLSVPAFILLIANVWTTQDNEIYCFSVAGCNFFRTEKRKMITLVGAGIAIVLAIGGIYNQLIPFIMISGTVIPPIGGTMFADWLIKHKRRYPKIAETEFQNFNYTGISAYIAGALAAVFSPGIPPINGIVVAFVAYPILDKLLLSLGIQKDHVVREDVAEAA from the coding sequence ATGTCGGTTGAAAGTAACCAGGACTACCCGTTGGTTGAGGTGCCTAGTTCTGCACGAGTAAGCACATTTTCGCTTTCGATGGTTTTGGCGGGATTTACCTTTTTCACGTCGGTTATGTGGGCCGGCGGTAAGCTTGGTGTATCATACAAATTCTGGCCCGATCTTTTTTACGTAGTTATCCTCGGTAACTTCCTGCTTGGTTTGTACGCTGCCACTCTGGCGTATATCGCACATTCGACGGGGCTGCATTCCGGTCTGTTGGGGCGGTTTGTTTTCGGTAACAAGGGAAGCCGCTGGAGTGACTTCCTGTATGGGTTTACGCAGATTGGCTGGTACGCATGGGGTACGGCTCTTATCGCAAAGCTCTTCGTTCAGCTTCTGCATCTACCGGAAAATCTCATACTTCCGCTGATGATCTTCTTCGGATTTTTCTTCGTCTGGACAGCCTATCGAGGGTATAAGGCCATGGAGCTTCTCTCAATTGTGACCGTTCCTCTTATGACGGCTCTGATTCTGTGGAGCATATGGCTTGCTACTAAAAAGGTCGGAGGTATTGCCGGGCTTGAGAAAATCGTTCCGACAGAGTCTATGAGCTTTGCTCAGGCTTTGACGTTGGTCTTCGGTACCTTTGTTGCTGGAGCGACGCAGTCGACCAACTGGTCAAGATTCTCCAGGACAGGACGGGCTGCTGTTATAGCCAGCTTTGTTGCATTCTTCATCGGCAACGGATTGATGATTTTTGCCGGCGCCTATGGCTCCTACACCTATCAGGAGCCTGATATCGTCAAGGTCTTGACGTTGCAGGGTCTCAGCGTTCCTGCGTTTATACTTCTCATCGCCAACGTCTGGACAACGCAGGACAACGAGATCTATTGTTTCTCGGTTGCTGGGTGTAATTTCTTCAGAACCGAAAAAAGGAAAATGATTACTCTTGTTGGTGCCGGTATCGCTATCGTTCTTGCGATTGGTGGAATCTATAACCAGCTCATACCATTTATCATGATTTCCGGGACGGTCATCCCTCCGATTGGTGGAACTATGTTTGCGGACTGGCTCATCAAGCATAAAAGACGCTATCCCAAAATCGCAGAGACTGAATTCCAGAACTTCAACTATACCGGTATCAGTGCCTATATCGCTGGTGCATTGGCGGCAGTATTCAGCCCTGGCATTCCGCCCATCAACGGTATCGTGGTTGCCTTCGTTGCATATCCTATCCTGGATAAACTGCTTTTGAGCCTCGGTATTCAGAAAGACCACGTCGTTCGTGAGGATGTCGCTGAGGCTGCATAA
- a CDS encoding creatininase, which yields MENITWPEYAKGAEDGVLIIPVGATEQHSLHLPLSVDAMISKGFAQRLSEDEELNAYIAPCISYGYKSNPTSGGGPLFPGTIDLNGNTLVLLVMDILKEFLKDGWKKIVILNSHYENQAFLAEAADLVIGDQEEEFPKIILTSWWDNVSDEVIPSLFDNKPFRGWDLEHAAITETSLMMYFAPELVHNEKMSDEGIGDVPKYQRYPVSKTLIPPSGALYTSMTSTAEKGKIIVDDVVKNFLVFLKKEFLV from the coding sequence ATAGAAAACATCACGTGGCCTGAGTATGCCAAGGGGGCGGAGGACGGCGTTTTAATCATTCCTGTTGGTGCAACGGAGCAACATAGTCTTCATCTCCCTCTGTCTGTAGACGCTATGATATCCAAAGGATTTGCTCAAAGACTGTCAGAGGACGAGGAGCTTAACGCGTATATCGCTCCGTGTATTTCGTATGGGTACAAATCGAACCCGACAAGCGGGGGGGGGCCTCTTTTCCCTGGGACGATCGACCTGAACGGGAATACCCTGGTCCTTTTAGTGATGGATATCCTCAAGGAATTCCTCAAAGACGGCTGGAAAAAAATTGTCATCCTGAACAGTCACTATGAGAACCAGGCATTTTTAGCCGAGGCTGCCGATCTCGTCATTGGAGATCAGGAAGAGGAGTTCCCAAAGATCATATTGACCAGTTGGTGGGATAACGTCTCTGACGAAGTCATCCCGTCGCTCTTTGATAATAAGCCCTTCAGGGGTTGGGATCTCGAGCATGCTGCGATCACTGAGACGTCTTTGATGATGTACTTTGCTCCTGAGCTTGTTCATAACGAGAAAATGTCTGATGAGGGGATCGGTGATGTCCCAAAATATCAGCGCTATCCTGTTTCAAAGACCTTGATCCCCCCATCCGGTGCCTTGTATACATCGATGACGAGCACCGCAGAAAAAGGCAAAATCATCGTAGACGATGTTGTAAAGAACTTTTTGGTTTTCTTGAAGAAAGAGTTTTTGGTTTAG
- a CDS encoding serine/threonine protein kinase, with protein MKVVNSWNDFDPLKHVIVGRADNCCIAPSEPASKAKVPLDSPMRGMTGPRPLDTVEKANAQLDNLVSILEKHGVKVDRPEPIQWNQAVVTPHFMTGSMFGCMPPRDVLLTIGNDIICASMSFRSRFFEYLAYSKVLRKYFDEDPEFRWYFSPRPELGDASYDMHYYDGEITEEILLERTARLEMVTTEHEILFDAADVMRLGKDLFVQHGLTTNRKAMEWMRRQYPDFRVHAVNFPGDPYPIHIDATFVPLRPGLILNNPHRKLPTEQRKIFEKNGWEIVDAAMPAHKEPPALCYSSVWLSMNCLVLDHKTVLVEASETNQLEQMDKLGMNVIPVPFRDAYPFGGGLHCATADVYREGTCEDYFSNQGDDPTLVTFQGK; from the coding sequence ATGAAAGTAGTTAACTCGTGGAATGACTTTGATCCTCTGAAGCACGTTATCGTCGGACGTGCCGACAACTGCTGCATCGCGCCGTCTGAGCCGGCGTCCAAGGCCAAGGTGCCGCTGGACAGCCCCATGCGTGGAATGACTGGTCCCCGTCCGTTGGACACCGTCGAGAAGGCCAATGCCCAGCTTGATAACCTTGTCAGTATCCTTGAGAAGCATGGAGTCAAGGTGGACCGCCCTGAGCCCATTCAGTGGAACCAGGCCGTGGTGACCCCCCACTTTATGACCGGCAGCATGTTCGGTTGTATGCCTCCCCGGGATGTCCTTCTTACCATCGGAAACGACATCATCTGTGCCTCTATGTCCTTCCGGTCTCGTTTCTTTGAGTATCTTGCCTACTCCAAGGTTCTGCGTAAGTACTTCGATGAGGATCCGGAGTTCAGATGGTACTTCTCGCCCCGTCCCGAGCTTGGCGACGCCAGCTACGACATGCACTACTATGATGGAGAGATCACAGAGGAGATCCTTCTTGAGCGTACGGCCAGACTTGAGATGGTTACCACCGAGCACGAGATCCTCTTTGATGCTGCGGACGTTATGCGTCTCGGTAAAGACCTCTTTGTCCAGCATGGCTTGACGACCAACAGGAAGGCCATGGAATGGATGCGCCGTCAGTATCCTGACTTCCGGGTCCATGCGGTTAACTTCCCCGGCGATCCCTATCCCATCCACATCGATGCCACCTTTGTCCCGCTTCGCCCCGGTCTTATTCTGAACAACCCTCACCGGAAACTGCCCACGGAGCAGCGGAAGATCTTTGAAAAGAACGGTTGGGAGATCGTCGATGCTGCCATGCCCGCTCATAAAGAGCCGCCGGCACTGTGCTACTCCAGCGTCTGGCTGTCCATGAACTGCCTGGTGCTTGACCACAAGACGGTTCTTGTCGAGGCCAGCGAGACCAATCAGCTTGAGCAGATGGATAAACTGGGTATGAACGTTATCCCCGTTCCCTTCCGGGATGCCTACCCCTTCGGAGGCGGCCTGCACTGCGCCACTGCCGACGTCTATCGTGAGGGTACCTGCGAGGACTACTTCTCCAACCAGGGTGACGACCCGACCCTTGTCACGTTTCAGGGAAAATAG
- a CDS encoding cold-shock protein — translation MWRKNILGGNTLTQGTVKWFNDTKGYGFITGEDGKDYFVHFSAINVDGFKTLNEGQAVTFTIEEGQKGPQASDVSPV, via the coding sequence ATGTGGCGAAAAAACATTTTAGGAGGCAACACTTTGACTCAGGGAACAGTGAAATGGTTCAACGACACCAAGGGCTATGGGTTTATCACCGGCGAGGACGGAAAAGACTATTTTGTCCACTTCAGCGCTATCAACGTCGATGGTTTTAAGACCCTCAACGAGGGGCAGGCGGTAACCTTCACGATCGAAGAGGGCCAGAAGGGGCCTCAGGCATCGGACGTATCTCCAGTTTAA
- a CDS encoding endonuclease, protein MRIVLYNVRYGTGTGLSYHMPIPFVGTLRRSTRRFETIGHYLADLCPDLVGLVEVDSGSYRFKGKCQAKSAATTIGGVANFVVKYGGSLSGLPVLRSQGNAVISKQIPNKILRHDLGRGLKRAALEVRFSSHSFMLVHLSLGRASRRHQIAELARLCSERTQPLILAGDYNTLHGSQELSPLIDEGMTSVNQHGFPTFPCQRPHRELDFVLVSPEIGLQRLSIPQIQFSDHLPLVCDLHIPGEREKEAVP, encoded by the coding sequence ATGCGCATTGTCCTGTATAACGTCCGGTACGGTACGGGGACGGGCCTCTCGTATCACATGCCGATCCCCTTTGTCGGAACGTTGAGGCGCTCCACACGCCGGTTTGAGACCATCGGTCATTATCTGGCCGATCTCTGCCCCGATTTGGTCGGACTCGTAGAGGTCGACAGCGGATCGTATCGCTTCAAAGGTAAGTGCCAAGCCAAGAGCGCAGCGACAACGATAGGCGGCGTGGCCAATTTCGTGGTCAAGTACGGGGGCTCTCTCTCAGGCCTTCCCGTTCTTCGATCACAGGGAAATGCCGTTATCTCGAAACAGATTCCCAACAAGATTTTGCGTCACGACCTGGGGAGGGGGCTCAAGAGGGCGGCTTTGGAGGTGCGCTTTTCGTCTCATTCTTTTATGTTGGTTCACCTGTCCCTGGGGCGAGCGAGCCGGCGCCATCAGATAGCGGAGTTGGCTCGACTCTGTTCCGAACGTACTCAGCCCCTCATCCTGGCAGGGGATTACAATACTCTTCACGGCTCCCAAGAACTCTCCCCTCTGATCGACGAGGGAATGACAAGCGTCAACCAGCACGGATTCCCGACGTTTCCGTGCCAGCGACCACATCGAGAGCTGGATTTCGTTTTGGTCTCCCCGGAGATAGGCCTGCAACGTCTATCGATACCACAAATCCAATTCTCCGACCATCTTCCTCTTGTCTGTGATCTTCACATCCCAGGCGAAAGGGAAAAGGAGGCTGTACCATGA
- the cls gene encoding cardiolipin synthase — MNLQELLSDYQFWLMVFWIHGISSWLIRLCMLAAVPLRHSAGAAMAWLIVIFFWPWPGVILYLAMGSRLLPQKRIQRHQELLKRTSAARGTCRNALCETTPELPPALHRISSLAQSLGHMTIVGGNDGRLIFDAETLSRDVTRDIDRARYTVDLLYYIFSDDNIGGPVMEALIRAARRGVNCRLLLDSVGSSQFIKLGRARWLRTQGIQVVEALPARLFRYHAARFDLRNHRKLAVVDGKIAYTGSHNMIDSHYGHNDLIWRDLSVRLEGPVARQLQAVFLEDWFVETQEEPNLDCLAAPTEYRGSVAVQTVPSGPNYKTENYQRLIVCALHDATNRVVITTPYLIPDESLLQALQVAALRGVTVQMIVPERSDQFFVGHAARSYYEELLNMGVEIHQFQHGLLHAKTMTVDGKLTFFGSSNFDIRSFALNFEINLVFYGEEETQSLLRAQEFFLSRSVQLTSQRWEGRRWIFRPLEGAARILSPLL, encoded by the coding sequence ATGAACCTGCAGGAGCTCCTGAGCGATTATCAGTTTTGGCTGATGGTTTTCTGGATTCATGGCATATCGTCCTGGCTTATACGTCTTTGTATGCTGGCTGCGGTGCCTTTGCGTCATTCAGCAGGTGCTGCAATGGCCTGGCTCATCGTTATTTTTTTCTGGCCATGGCCGGGTGTTATTTTGTATCTCGCCATGGGGTCCAGGCTCTTACCCCAAAAGCGGATCCAACGTCATCAGGAGCTTTTGAAACGTACCTCCGCTGCACGGGGCACGTGTCGGAACGCACTGTGCGAGACAACGCCGGAACTCCCCCCAGCACTGCACCGGATCTCGTCCCTGGCTCAGTCTCTGGGACATATGACGATCGTCGGGGGCAACGACGGACGATTGATTTTTGACGCCGAGACACTGTCTCGCGATGTGACCCGGGATATCGACCGAGCGCGTTACACGGTTGACCTTCTCTATTACATTTTTTCCGACGACAACATAGGAGGCCCCGTGATGGAAGCGTTGATCCGGGCAGCTCGGAGAGGGGTTAATTGCCGCCTGCTCCTGGACAGCGTTGGCTCATCTCAATTTATCAAGCTCGGCCGAGCCCGCTGGCTGCGAACTCAGGGGATCCAGGTCGTCGAGGCCCTGCCAGCCAGGCTCTTTCGCTATCACGCCGCCCGATTTGATCTCCGAAACCACAGAAAACTGGCCGTCGTGGACGGGAAAATTGCCTATACTGGGTCTCATAACATGATCGACTCTCACTATGGCCATAACGACCTGATCTGGCGAGATCTTTCGGTTCGTCTGGAGGGGCCTGTCGCCCGGCAGCTTCAGGCCGTGTTTCTGGAAGATTGGTTTGTGGAAACTCAGGAGGAACCCAATCTGGACTGTCTTGCCGCACCAACGGAGTATCGGGGCTCCGTAGCGGTCCAGACCGTACCGAGTGGACCGAACTACAAGACCGAGAACTATCAACGTCTGATCGTCTGCGCTCTTCACGATGCTACCAACCGGGTCGTGATCACAACGCCCTATCTCATCCCCGACGAGAGTCTGCTTCAAGCTCTTCAAGTGGCCGCTCTGCGAGGCGTAACAGTTCAAATGATAGTGCCAGAGCGCAGTGACCAGTTTTTCGTGGGGCATGCCGCACGATCATATTACGAGGAGCTTCTGAACATGGGGGTTGAGATTCACCAGTTTCAGCACGGTCTTCTTCATGCCAAGACGATGACTGTCGACGGCAAGCTGACCTTTTTCGGCTCCAGTAATTTCGATATTCGATCCTTTGCCCTCAACTTCGAGATCAATTTGGTGTTCTACGGCGAAGAGGAAACTCAATCACTCCTTCGAGCCCAGGAGTTTTTCCTGTCCCGATCAGTTCAGCTCACGTCCCAACGCTGGGAAGGCCGCCGCTGGATTTTCCGTCCTCTGGAAGGAGCCGCCAGAATCCTCAGTCCCCTTCTATAA
- a CDS encoding sodium:proton antiporter, which translates to MQDKKKIGLLPRLIIAIIAGILIGSFTPEHVVRAFATFNSIFGNFLGFAIPLIIVGFVAPGIGDLGSNAGKILGMTVAIAYGSTIFAGTLAFFVDSTFFPQLLKIGAMTSNAAAHGNPEEALLAPFFKVEMPPIMGVMTALLMAFTLGIGMAAINGTKLNEVMHEFQRIIEKLISSIIIPLLPLHICGIFANMTYAGEVQTIMSVFIKVYAVIIALHIGMILIQYVIAGSIAGVNPFLAIKNMLPAYFTAIGTQSSAATIPVTLGQTKINGVREDVADFVVPLCATIHLSGSTITLTSCAMAVMMLHGMNVSFATIFPFVMMLGICMVAAPGVPGGAVMAALGVLESMLHFSPTMLSLMIALYLAQDSFGTACNVTGDGAIALLVNKLTGKTTTTHTTGSNTA; encoded by the coding sequence ATGCAGGACAAGAAAAAAATAGGGCTTCTTCCACGACTCATCATCGCTATCATCGCAGGTATCCTCATAGGCAGCTTCACACCCGAGCATGTGGTTCGGGCTTTTGCGACTTTCAACAGCATTTTCGGGAACTTCCTCGGCTTCGCTATCCCCCTGATCATCGTGGGGTTCGTGGCTCCGGGCATCGGAGACCTGGGCTCAAACGCCGGAAAAATCCTGGGTATGACCGTAGCCATCGCCTACGGATCAACGATTTTTGCCGGGACATTGGCCTTTTTTGTGGACAGCACATTTTTTCCTCAACTGCTTAAAATCGGTGCGATGACCAGCAACGCAGCAGCTCACGGAAACCCTGAGGAGGCGCTTCTCGCCCCCTTCTTCAAGGTTGAGATGCCTCCAATCATGGGGGTCATGACGGCTCTTCTCATGGCCTTTACACTGGGTATTGGCATGGCAGCTATCAACGGCACTAAGCTGAACGAGGTGATGCATGAATTTCAGAGGATCATCGAGAAGCTCATCTCGTCCATCATCATCCCACTCCTGCCCCTGCACATCTGCGGGATCTTCGCTAACATGACCTATGCCGGCGAGGTTCAGACTATCATGTCGGTGTTCATTAAGGTCTACGCCGTGATCATAGCTCTCCACATCGGGATGATCCTGATACAGTACGTCATCGCCGGATCCATAGCGGGAGTCAATCCCTTCTTAGCCATCAAGAACATGCTCCCCGCCTACTTCACAGCCATCGGGACCCAGTCCTCGGCAGCCACCATCCCGGTGACCCTGGGGCAAACCAAGATAAACGGTGTCCGAGAAGATGTGGCCGACTTCGTCGTTCCTTTGTGCGCCACCATCCACCTTTCGGGGAGTACCATCACCCTGACAAGCTGTGCTATGGCCGTTATGATGCTTCATGGTATGAACGTATCCTTCGCCACTATTTTTCCCTTCGTCATGATGCTGGGTATCTGCATGGTGGCCGCTCCGGGCGTCCCAGGAGGGGCTGTCATGGCCGCTTTGGGGGTTCTGGAATCCATGCTCCACTTCAGCCCGACCATGTTGTCTCTCATGATCGCCCTGTACCTGGCTCAGGACAGCTTCGGCACGGCGTGTAACGTCACTGGTGACGGTGCCATTGCTCTGCTGGTCAATAAGCTGACGGGAAAGACCACGACTACACATACAACAGGCAGTAACACTGCATAA
- a CDS encoding UDP-glucose 4-epimerase: MKRIVVTGGLGQIGVELIRRLRQEYGTDLVLATDVKSQGADKLGQGPFELLDVRDGQALANVVKKHRANTVVHLAGILSANAEKNPQFAWAVNMNGLYNALEVARQENCSFFFPSSIAAFGPGTPSDKTPQDTIQRPNTIYGVAKVAGELLCDYYHHKYGLDTRGVRFPGLISYDTLPGGGTTDYAVHIYYDAVSKGRYTSFIAQGTYMDMMYMPDALNGVIQLMEADPKRLKHRCCFNITAMSFEPGELASAIAQHVPGFILDYAVDPKRQAYAESWPNSIDDSAAREEWDWNPKYDLETMTVDMLEKLQAKTKETD, from the coding sequence ATGAAAAGGATCGTAGTCACGGGTGGGCTTGGTCAGATCGGCGTCGAGCTGATTCGCCGTCTGAGGCAGGAGTATGGCACCGACCTCGTGCTGGCTACCGACGTTAAATCCCAAGGAGCGGACAAACTCGGTCAGGGCCCCTTCGAGCTTCTGGACGTTCGTGACGGACAGGCCCTGGCGAATGTCGTGAAAAAGCATCGAGCCAACACGGTCGTTCACCTGGCGGGGATCCTCTCAGCCAACGCCGAAAAGAACCCTCAGTTTGCATGGGCAGTGAACATGAACGGGCTCTATAACGCCCTTGAGGTTGCCAGGCAGGAGAACTGCTCCTTCTTCTTCCCCAGCTCTATCGCCGCCTTTGGCCCCGGGACCCCCTCAGATAAGACCCCTCAGGACACCATTCAGAGGCCTAATACGATTTACGGGGTGGCCAAGGTTGCCGGAGAACTTCTGTGCGACTACTATCATCACAAGTACGGCCTGGATACTCGAGGTGTACGGTTTCCGGGGCTCATCTCCTACGACACCCTGCCCGGCGGAGGGACAACCGATTACGCCGTCCACATCTATTACGACGCCGTCTCCAAGGGACGATACACGAGCTTCATCGCTCAGGGAACTTACATGGACATGATGTATATGCCCGACGCCCTCAACGGGGTGATCCAGCTCATGGAGGCCGATCCCAAGCGATTAAAACATCGATGCTGCTTCAACATCACCGCCATGAGTTTTGAGCCCGGGGAGTTGGCATCGGCCATCGCCCAGCACGTACCGGGGTTTATCCTCGACTACGCAGTGGACCCGAAACGCCAGGCTTACGCCGAGTCATGGCCCAACTCCATCGACGACAGTGCCGCCCGAGAGGAGTGGGACTGGAACCCGAAGTATGACCTGGAGACAATGACCGTCGATATGCTGGAGAAGCTCCAAGCCAAAACGAAGGAAACGGACTAA
- a CDS encoding antifreeze protein type I: protein MAIIQVVEWDKDLDPSAVFAWRYEDPKDPKKSDALGNWTQLVVHESQEAVLFRDGKALDLFGPGRYTLSTDNVPMLQTLINLPTGGESPFKASVWFVNKLNILDIKWGTPTPLLLRDPEYSIAIPVRAFGQFGIQIHDSRKLLIKLVGSRPWLSRDDLLSSFRGLILSHMGDLIATYISEKKINIFDISVYLKDMSQDAVEEVRPLFEEYGIRPLSFFIDSVNVPDDDEGVQELRKAMSERARMNVIGYNYQQQRSFDTMEKMAESSGQGGNPLMGAGMGLGAGMGLGGAFGQMASQMGQNLNVAPQPAQEEATRSCPACGKPCAKGRFCPFCGAPLVPSCPSCGAEVSPNARFCAKCGTPLQKTCSCGATLTPGVRFCAQCGKSTATDTQPQGSSE from the coding sequence ATGGCTATTATCCAAGTCGTTGAGTGGGACAAGGATCTGGACCCCTCAGCGGTGTTTGCGTGGCGGTACGAGGATCCCAAAGACCCCAAAAAGAGCGACGCTCTGGGCAACTGGACCCAGCTCGTGGTCCACGAATCCCAAGAGGCTGTCCTTTTTCGGGATGGCAAGGCGTTGGATCTCTTTGGTCCGGGACGATATACCCTGTCTACGGACAATGTTCCCATGCTTCAAACCCTGATCAACCTGCCTACCGGCGGAGAGTCACCCTTCAAAGCCTCCGTGTGGTTCGTCAACAAGCTGAACATCCTGGACATCAAGTGGGGGACCCCCACGCCCCTCCTCCTGCGGGATCCTGAGTACAGTATCGCCATCCCAGTTCGGGCTTTTGGTCAGTTCGGGATCCAGATCCATGACAGCCGTAAGCTCCTGATCAAGCTGGTGGGGAGTCGCCCGTGGCTGAGTCGGGATGACTTGCTGAGTTCCTTTCGAGGACTGATCCTGAGTCATATGGGTGATTTGATCGCGACGTATATATCGGAGAAAAAAATTAATATTTTTGACATCAGTGTCTATCTGAAGGATATGTCCCAAGACGCTGTGGAAGAGGTCCGACCTCTATTCGAGGAATACGGCATCAGGCCGCTCAGCTTTTTCATCGATTCGGTGAACGTTCCCGACGACGATGAAGGGGTTCAGGAACTGCGCAAGGCCATGAGCGAACGAGCCCGAATGAACGTGATCGGATACAATTACCAGCAGCAGCGATCTTTCGACACCATGGAAAAAATGGCCGAGTCTTCGGGCCAGGGCGGCAACCCCCTGATGGGTGCCGGAATGGGACTGGGTGCCGGAATGGGACTGGGCGGTGCCTTCGGACAGATGGCCTCCCAGATGGGGCAGAATCTCAACGTTGCCCCCCAACCGGCTCAGGAGGAAGCTACCCGTTCGTGCCCCGCATGTGGCAAGCCCTGCGCCAAAGGGCGATTTTGTCCCTTCTGTGGGGCACCTTTGGTGCCCAGTTGCCCGTCCTGTGGAGCCGAGGTAAGCCCAAACGCCCGATTCTGTGCGAAATGCGGCACCCCCCTTCAAAAGACGTGTTCCTGCGGAGCCACGTTGACTCCGGGAGTGCGTTTCTGTGCTCAGTGCGGCAAGAGTACGGCTACAGACACCCAGCCTCAGGGCTCGAGCGAGTGA